In Oncorhynchus kisutch isolate 150728-3 linkage group LG11, Okis_V2, whole genome shotgun sequence, the genomic stretch tcccacaggagACCAGTGCTAAAATGTAAACAAATATaagcactcactactgtaaatcactctggataaaagcgtctgctaaatgactaaaatgtaaaacaatAAATGATAAACCCCTGAAAATcatgtttaaaaataaaattatTAACATTCTTGGCTGGTATtagaaataataataaaaatacagaaaaaaacacatggaagACTAATTTAATCTCTGGTTCCATGGGAAAATAACTAAACTTCAGTTATCTAAATCAGATTAAATACAATTTTACACAGCCAAGCATCAATAACTGGGTCAAAAAGCATGTGCTACTCTAATCTTGAGAGGTTGCAAAAGCCAATTCTTTTTTACACAAACAGATTAACATCAACATTTCAATATTTTGCATTCTAGCAGGCTACAGGATCAGGTGATCCTCTTTCAATTCCCGAGCACGAGGCAGAGCCTGATCCATGGTCATTTTCTGTGGGTAAACAAAGTTAGAGTAGTCAATCCCGTCCACATCTGCGCTGGCCAACTGGTCGCCAGAGCCCTGCTCAGTGAAGAGGATTCCAGTGTCAGAACCCTCGCCTGACTGCTCTAGCTCTGAGCCATCCTCTTCCAGCACTCTGGAAGAAAAACAGAAGCCATTACAGTCTACATCCTCTAAGCTCTTCCTATGATTTTTCACTACAGCACAGGCTGAGGCGTCTCTACACTCCCATCATCCCTGCTTCGTTTGTCTGGGAGCCTTAAGTCGTATTCAGTTGAATTGTGCACTGAATCAACAATATTTCACAAAGTGATTAACAAGAAAGGCTGAGTGATAACTCTAAAACTGTTCTATGAAGAAAATATATTGTTGAAATAGTGTTCCTTTGCTTACATTATCAACTAAGTAAATtagaaaataaacacatttagatTAATCTGTTGTAAAACATTAAAAAGTTGCTCTAATACCTGTGAAGAAACACTTATTACTCCAGTCACTACATTGGATTTGTTACATAGTAACAGTGGtcgaaaaagtacccaattgtcatacttgagtaaaagtaaagataccttaatagaaaatgactcaagtaaaagtgaatgtcacctagtaaaatactacttgagtaaaagtctaaaagtatttggtttgaaatatacgtaagtatcaaaagtaaatgtaatcgctaaaatatacttaagtatgaaaagtaaaagtataaataatttcaaattccttattttaagcaaaccagatggcaaagATTTTCTTGTTTATTTTAATTTACAGGTAGCCCGGGGCACGttccaacactcacacatcatttacaaacgaagcatgtgtttagtgaatctTTCAGATCAGATgcggtagggatgaccagggttgttctcttgAAAAGTGTGTGAATTTTACAATTTTCTTGTCCTGTtaagcattccaaatgtaacgagtacttttggttgtcagggatttatggagtaaaaagtacattattttatttatgaatgtagtgaagtaaaagtaaaagttgtcaaatatataaatagtcaagtaaagtacagatattaGGTATTAGTAAACTTACCAATGCTTCTGTTTGCATGGTACTTTTAACAACCGTAGTACACAACATTTATAATTAAACAGTATTTCCTGACTTTTTGCCCATGTTTTTTTTAACATGCTTAGAGGGAATTTATAATGATAATCCCTTTCTGTGCGACCTACAGTATAGGGAAGAGGGTTTCGTGAGATACAACACTTTTGAGGTCCTGATGTTTTCTAACTGATAGAATGTCTTGCTGAGGACTTAAACCACTAAATGGGAAGCGGTGTCTTAGGCCATATGAGAGCAAATTTCCTTATGATAGCAATTGTTTAGCTTCCTCAATAGTGAAAATGTTTAACAGAGCTGAGTACATATTGTTCTCTTCTGTCTGCTGTAATATAATGAATGCAGATATTAATGCTTGGGTGCTCCTTCACCCATGTATAATTAGATCACCTAATTCATAGTACACTcaactttcagcaggataatCTAGAACCATAGAGTGTAGTTTAAACTCATATTAGTAAGTCAATAAAGTGCTTACTTCTTGTATGCTACCATCACTCTTGGAATGAGAAAGAATATCAGAGGCCATTCAAGTCACAGTACGCAACTACCAGACTGATTCTatcattaaaaaaacatttcCTACTACAGGAAATTGTATAGTGTTTCTTGAAAATTCTGAAAAGTTATTGATCAAGTCTATTATTGCAATTCTTTATGGGGACATATCTCATCAAAAACAATGAAGCAAAGAAGTTAGTCAGGACAATTCTGTCACATTATGCTCAATTCTGACATTCAATAGCCCATCAAGCTTTGGTCTCCGGATAAATTAATTTGCGATGACGTATACTTACATATCCTTTACTGCAAATGGAGGGAGTCTGTCAGGAGGCCCAGGCAAGTCCATCCATGGACCCCTCTGTATCTCACAGTTGGGATTCGTGGCGTCTGGCCTGCACTTAACCCACATATATCTACCTTTTTCTGGAGCACCTGTGTTTCATAAGAGAATAACAACATATAAACATAACTAATTTGTGACAGAGAATCTTCATGGACAATATTCCTATTGAAtattgagtaaatgagggatataaagtatattgaaagcaggtgcttccaggtgtggttcctgagtaacatcaaatgaaattaaatttgatgttatttgatGCCTTTGTCACAAcaggtgtgtagaccttacagtgaaatgcttacttacaagctcttaaccaacaatgcagttgtatgaaaaatacctacaaaaaataaataaaagtaacaaataatttgAGAGCAACAGtcaaataacaatagcggggctatatactgtacaggggGAACTGGTAATGAGTCAGTgtcagttagtcgaggtaattgaggtcaaatgtacatgtaggtagagttattaaagtgactatgcatagataataacagtttagtagcagcagcgtaaaataggggggggggggggtgcaaatagtttgggtagccatttgattagatgttcagaagtcttatggcttgggggtagaagctgtttagaagccttttggacctagacttggcgctccagtaccacttgccgtgcgataacagagagaacagtctatgactagggtggctggagtctttgacaatttttagggccttcctctgacaccgcctggtatagaggtcctggatggcacgaagcttggcccaagtgatgtactgggccgtacgccctactctctgtagtgccttgtggtcggaggccgagcagttaccataccaggcagtgatgcaacctgtcaggatgctttcaatggtgcagctgtagaaccttttgaggatccgaggacccatgccaaatcttttaagtctcctgtgggggaatagattttgtcgtgccatctttacgactgtcttggtgtgcttggaccatgttagtttgttggtgatttttattttcaaagacagcctaggaacagtgggttaactgccttgttcaggggcagaacgacagatttgtaccttgtcagctcggggattcaaacttgcaacctttcggttactagtgcaacaccctaaccgctaggctacgctgccgccccaaaataATGCCTGCAGCCTGTGCATAATCAATAGGCCTGAAAAGGTTTagggcaggggtgtcaaactcattccacggcaggccgagtgtctgtgggtttttgttttttcctttcaattaagacctatagacaaccaggtgagggaggttccttactaattagtgaccttaattcatcaatcaagtacaagcgtggagcgaaaacccgcagacactcgacccttagtggaatgagtttgacacgtgctctATCTAAACTGTTCAAGGGCCTTCTGTACCAAGCAGACTAGGAGTTCTGATTtgggatcagttttgcctttaagaccacagtggacagaggggacctgatcagcactcctactctgaaacgCTTGCCCATTTCTTGCTTGGATACTTGTTCTTGCAATCTGTGAGTAAATTATTGCTtttgaaaaaatataaatattaggtAGCCTACAGCTTAAGTCTTTGTTGGACATGAACATTACTGCATTCGACAATTGATATAGGTCAACTTATTTGGATTTTTAAACCAAAAAGGTACAACTTCATTTTAAGGGGTCCtaattacagtgtaattacactgtaacatGTATTGTAGTTAATTCTAATAACTCATAGTTACACTGCTATAACAACATGTAACTGGTGGTAATTGGAGTCTGTAATTACAGATGTGTAAAAGCAAATGCTTGTTACCATGCTTGTTACAAATGGGCAAGTTTCCACTAAATTCACCAATTTCGTGTTAAGTTTCTTCTCAGCTGCATCTGATTCAGTAATAACTGTCCCAAGGTTGTAATCTCTTGTTGGCAGTTGCACTGGGTGTCAGAGATTACAAAGGCTGGAGGATAAATAGGCTCTAATTACCAACCCATGAATGCGCACTCTTCAAAATCTCCACTCAATGTTGTATGTAATGACTTATTACTCATTACCAAGTGAAAATACCTACAAACAAATGGACaacccggccggccaaacccccacttaacctggacaacgctgggccaattgtgcgccgcctcatgggtctcttGGTCGGCcacgacacagcctgggatcgaaccaggatgTGTAGTGACGCAGTGTCTTAGATTGCTGTGTCACTTGGGAGGCCCTTGACTATGACTTTTtaacccagcagtgctatttgcagagttagctccaagtAAATGTGGCAATTCTtcaaccattcctgaacctgcgaccagAATGACTGTTGCCTTTAGTTAGTCATTCTTTTAAatgtttaatcatttctgccctctgaattcatgttcattatataaataggctgtttaattttgtctggcttgccgttcCTAATAAAATGGAATATTTCTTGCACATatcatttaaaatcaaatcaaattttatttgtcacatacacatggttagcagatgttaatgcgagtgtagcgaaatgcttgtgcttctagttccgaaaatgcattaataaccaacaagtaatctaacctaacaattccacaactactaccttatacacacaagtgtaaagggataaagaatatgtacataaagatatatgaatgaatgATGGTACCAAACGGCATA encodes the following:
- the srgn gene encoding serglycin — its product is MKVLNLKICLTLAVIFFLADNGFGAPEKGRYMWVKCRPDATNPNCEIQRGPWMDLPGPPDRLPPFAVKDIVLEEDGSELEQSGEGSDTGILFTEQGSGDQLASADVDGIDYSNFVYPQKMTMDQALPRARELKEDHLIL